The Bacteroides sp. AN502(2024) genome includes the window TTACCGACATCCGAATTTCGAGCTTTTGCCTTGTTGGGAGTCACATAGACAATATCATTCTGCTGTAACCAATAGTAAGGTGAGAGAATGGTTTCGGCATGATTCAAATCCAAGGTTACAATCTGCTGCTTACCGTTTGCGTCCTCACGAATCAGCTTCACATTATCACGAAGGCCGTACACCGTCATGTCACCGGCCATGGCCAAAGCCTCCAATAAGTTCACCTTCTCATTGGAAATGGTAAAAGTACCGGGGCAAGCCACTTCACCAATCACGGATATCTTATAATTGACCATACGCACCGTTACAATAGGAATCTCCTTCATGTAAGGTTTTAGTTTATCTATAATCAACTGTTCAGCTTCCCTTTTCGTTAAACCTCCCAATTTCAATTCTCCCAATACCGGGAAATTGATGTTGCCTTCATTATCAACCAAATAAGGCTGCAACGCAGCTTGAGTAGTCACAGAAGACGAACTCGCAGCCAAGCCTGCATTACTGGCTACTGTCAGGTTAAAAGGTATCGCAAGTTCCGGATTCGTACACGACACCACAATAGTCAACAAATCTTTCGGCATGATCTTGGCATCATAAAGCCTCTCCGGCTGTTCTGCCCGATTCACCACATCCACATTCTGAAAATATGGAACTTTCTTGTAAGACTGGCATGCAGCCAAAAGAAAAGGCAGCATCAGCCAAAGCAATAGCTGTTTATTTACTCTATTCATACAATCTATTTTATATAGTTATTACTTTCGGTTCTTCATCCGACGAGGCATATTTTTTGACCTTCCCACTTCGAATATTGTACAATTGGGATACTAAGTTACAACCGACAGCCCTTTTCTTTTCTGTATTCAATTAAATATTGAATGTTATCAATAAGCCTCTTTTTCTCCATGCATGGCATTATACACCGTCTTATATATAATATATAGATCCAATAAAAACGTCCAGTGCTCTATATACCAGATATCACGTTGCACACGCCCCTCCATCTGCCAGAGTTCTTTCGTCTCACCGCGAAACCCCGTCACCTGTGCCCATCCGGTTATTCCGGGTTTCACGAAATGACGCACCATGAACTTATTTATCAGACGGGAATACTCCTCCGTGTGCTTCAGCATGTGCGGACGAGGTCCCACAATGGACATATCCCCCTTCAGCACATTTATAAATTGCGGCAATTCGTCCAAACTCGTCTTTCTCATAAATTCTCCGATACGCGTTTTACGAGGATCATTTTCCGTAGCCTGAAGGGTATTGCACTGCGCATTAACCCGCATTGAGCGAAACTTGTAACACCAGAATACACGGCCATCCTCACCGCTGCGTTTCTGTTTGAAAAAGACAGGACCGGGAGAACTCAGCTTAATCGCAATCCCGAAGAATATATATATGAAGGGGAAGATAGTACAAAGAAATAACCCCGAGCAGACAACATCAAAAGTACGCTTGACCATACGATTCTCCAATAATTCCAATGGCTCACAACGAATGGAAAGCACGGGCACATTACCCAATAGCTCGAAATGCATCCTACGCTTCAAATAATTACGGACATTAGGAACACTAAAGAAACGGACCAAATGATTTTCACAGTAATTAATGATAGGGACAATCTCTGCACTTCGCACAGAAGGAAGACTACAATAAAGCTGGTCGATCTCTCCCGCATGTCTCTCTAAAAAAGCACATACCTCATTGGGGTGTCCCAAATAGGGAACATCCTGCGGATACCGTTCGGAAGGAACATCCTCGAAATACCCCAGTACACGATAACCGGACGTAGGATCATCCGTCATCGCATGATACAGCTCCTGCATATTCTCATGCCCGCCCACCAATACGACCTTGCGGACATTTCCTCCCCTTTTCCGATAAAGCTCCAAAAAGTGGCGGAAAACCAGGCGATAGCAGACAATTACAACGATCAAAACGATATAAAACAATCCGAAATAACGGGAATGAGAAAAATGAAAATGAAAAACGAGCAACGTACAAATCGAGAAAAAGACAAAAGGAACCATGTTGCGTAAGACACGAATCATGATCTGTCCGGGACGTACCACCGGACGATGAAGAATAACCCCTGAACGCAGGTTACAAAGTAAATAGCACAGAGTGATAAGAGTCATTCCCTGAAAGATAGAACCGCAATGGATACACCAGAAACGGGTACCCCCCAATAAATTAAATCCCCATAAAAGCAGGTTCAGCAAAATAAGATCACCCAAGAGGACCAAAGATTTTAGGACTTTGTTAAAACGTTGGACTTCCTGCATAATAAAATAATAAATGTTATTAGAATAATTATTGTCCCCCATACAACGTACTCCTGTTTATCAACAAGTTACGTTACCCCTTGGATTTCTCACGCCAGATATTCATCAGAAACAGCGGATTGCCGATGACATACCTGCGCCACATCCGTCGAGGCTCCTTTATCAATCGGTACAACCACTCCAAAGAGTGCTCCTGCCACCAGCGTGGCGCACGCTGATAGGTACCAGCAAAGAAGTCGAACACCGCTCCGATGGTACCCACATGGCAATGAATATTCAGTTCACTCCAATGACTATAAGTCCATTTCTCCTGCTTCGGTGCGGTCATTCCTATCCACAACAAATCGGGATTAGCGTCATTGATAGCTGTTATTATCGCCCGGTTCTCCTCCTCCGTAAACTCCGGCTTATAAGGAGGAGAATACGTCACCACCTCTATGTTAGGATATATTGCCTTTGCCCGTCCCATAATCAGGTCGAGCACTTTCGGCAAGCTGCCCATGAACATACACCGTCCACCCCTACCATTCAACCGCCCCATCTCAAACTCGAACAAGTCCCATCCGGCTATGCGCTCCTTCGGCTGACTCTTGCACCCCAACCATCGGCAAGCCTTTACAATGCTTGCTCCATCAGGAATAAGATAATCCCCATTCTTTAAGGCTTCTGCAAATAAACCATCTTTCTGTGCCGTGTTGAATGAGTGTGCGTTTATCGTGTTTATCAATCGCTTGCCGCAAGGTATATCCGCCAAAGACTCGCGGCTTTCCACGAGCGTAAGATTTTTTAGTAATAACATGTTGTTGTGTATTTATTCATTGACAACTATCAGGCTATCAAATATATGCTTGATTCTGCTCTCGAATACGTTCAACGTAAACCGCTCCTCAAACCTTTTTCGTGCCGACAGACCGAATTGTGTCATCAGTTGTGGAGTATTTATGAGTTGTTCTATCTTCCCGACCAAAAGTTCCGGATTCTGCTTCTCGATGACAAATCCGGTCTTACCGTCTTCTATGATATCGGGTATGCCTCCTTCCGCAGTGCTGATGCAAGCTACTCCATGCTGCATGGCTTCAAGAAGCACTAATGGAAAGCACTCGTTACAATAAAACGTTGGAAAAACGAATATGTCTGCATATTGCCAAAAAGGTTCCTTGTCACTACCATACTTTTTACCTTGATAGATAACCTGTTTATTAAGTCCCCTCTTTTCCACCTCGCGGATAAAACGCGCAGCATCTATCTCTGCGGTCTCACTGCCGACAAAATCGCAAACAAAACTATATCCCCTATCTTTCAGTATTTTACAGGCATCCAACAAAACCAGCACGCCTTTACTCTCCAGAAGATTTGAAAGAAACAACAGATGAGGAATCTTGTTATTTCTTTCTATCGCAGCTTTATCCGCCAATGTCTCCGGTATTCCGTTCGGACAAATGTACACATCATCCCGACAAACATATTTCTTTATATCTTGATAAAGAGCTTCTGCCAAAAGTATGACCTTCAGCCCCTTGAAAAATTTCCTGTACAGAAAATCATCGAACAGCCTGTCCTGCCTCGTTGCTACACCCTTGTTATGGTAATGCACAACCACACGACATCCCATACGCTTCAACATTTTCACCACAATGAAATCTTTATAAAAAGCTCCGCCGCAGGCATTGGGCGTAACATAAACGAAACAAGGTCTTAACCGTTTAATCTCTCGTCGTATCCGCCTTAACAACGTTGCACATTGCTTGATTTTCCGCAATCCCACCTTACCGATGTCGGAAAGGTCGCGCGCCGTGGTAAGATTGATGTAATGACAATCGAATGATTCATTTATCACACGGCTGTCATGAATATATTTCCCCACCATCGCCGCACCATGAACGGGAAGAGGAAGATGGAGAATAAAAAGAATCGTTGGTTTCATATAGATGTTTTTATTGGGGCTTACCAATAGCAGCCACCTTCCACTTTTTCCAAATTCTTAGGTTTTTCATTTGCAGACGGTTCTACCCAATATTCATTATAGAAAGGATAATGTTTCCAGCGTTTTCCTTTAATGCCGAAATTTAATTGGAGAGTTCCTCCTATATGAATGGCCTTTTTTCCCATTCTTTTAATATATGCAGCTAAGGGAAACCCATAAGCACCACATCCCAATAGAGCTATTTCGAAATCTTTCTCTTTTATTTCATTTTTCATGTATTCCAATGCTTCAAACCAACTAGAAAATCCGTCTGTATTTCCAGCTATGGTTTGTACTGCTTTTATTGTTTCTAATGATTCGAACTCCGGTAATATCAAGTCATTGGGAAACAATTTATCTCTGTACTGCATATATTGTGTACGAATACTATCTGCAAATGGATGTACGACCAAAATCTTTTTTCCTTGCAAGGCCTTGCTCCAATAATCACTATCACAGCTGGGCCATAAATCGCTTAACGATATTTTAAAAGCATTATGCAATCGTTTTCTAAAAAAGAATTCTTCCGGTCGCCAAGAGGCCAATATATCCACCTCCTTCATATCCTGTAACATTAACTTGGCGAATTGTTTTAACGACCCCTCATCAACAGGAAAGAAGCCAGCATTATTTCTCATGCATTTATAAGTATATTTTCTTAACAAATAAGACAGGGGGGGGGGTAAAATTACATAAAGCACAGCTTTGATTTCTACAGCTCCAAAACGTGCCACCATCAAAGGAGTGTCTGATTGTATCTTTTGTTGCATATATAAATAAGATTCCTTGCCTATATGTTTAGGAAAAATAAAATCCCCTATTTTAAATATAACCTTGCGAAATATATTATTCTTCATTTTTCTTTTAATTATTGATGTGAATAGCCGTTTTCTACTATTATTTTTTATTACAACCTTCTGGTATATAGCAACGAGAGAGTTTTTATTTTCATATCTTTAAGGTTGTCTATATAAAACTGTGAGCGATTGCAAGAAGCCGCTCAACGGACGCTTCATTAGAGGTAGTGCTCTTGTCGATGCTTGACCACAGCCGCTCATTGTTACCCTGTCGCATCACTTTTCGGATTTTGGATTTCAGTTCAGAAATGTCCATTACATCGTTTATCACATCGTCATCTGTAAGTTCTTTTATCACCTCGCGAGCACCCACATTGTGCGACACCAATACACTGCACCCACACGACAACGCTTCAATAGTCCCAAGACTAAATGGCTCAAAATCAGAATTTTGTACAAAAAGTGCAGTTCTATTCAATACATTAAACAACTCTGTTTGCGGTATAACATGATGGTATCTAGTGCAAGAAATTTGACTGATTGCTTTCGAATCATCATTGTCGTTATAATATCCGTACACAGCTACTTTTATATTAACATTATCTTCTTTGTTTATTTCTTCTACAGCCTGACATACTTGTAAATTGCGTTTCGTCACACGACCACCTCCTATCAATACTATTGAAGAATCGTCCCTAGTTATAGACATATTTCTGTTTTTGGTCAGAACATTCCAATTAATGCCATTAGTCAGTACTCCCAGCTTTTGTCTATATTGAGGATATCTTTCAGAAATCTGTTCCTTGTAAAAGGAAGACACACACAGAATCTTGTCAGCCATTTCTAACATTAACCGTTCGTTATCTATTCCACGCTGATTAGAGAAGTAGTTATTCTGTTCATATTCCCACGAAAGACAACCATGCATGATATATATGATTCTCTTATGTAGCTTTTTAGCAATAGGCACTGTGATATGATCAACGCTTGAAATTCCAGAGAAAACAATCACCTTTGAGTTGACTATCTTGTAAATCATTTCCATCATCCTCAATATCTTTGATTTGAAATGAGTAAACGAAGCCTTCCCTTTCAAACATTCTACTATGTTCTTGTTTACATTCCAAGGACCGCCAGTCCCGAAATAATTACCTGCGAAAAATATGTCCATAATTATTGTTTTTCTATTTTCTTCAAAGTCAATATATACTTGTTGGCATGTAATAGCACAGCCAGCATCACAGCTAATGAAAATGTATAATTGACAGCAAATTGCAGCATCTCAAGCCCCGGATTGAGTAATATGATAATTACCTGATATAGAAAATTAGCCAACGACCACCCTATATATTGTTTATGTATGTTGTCGGATGCTTGATAGCATTTCACACTCCATACCACAAACATCATATTGATCAGCATAAAAAGAACACCTCCTATAATGCCCATACGATAGAACATATTGAGAAATGTATTATGATTTGCCACAAGGAACAATCCCTCCCACCCGCTATTGCCTTCTCCGAAATACATATTGATATTATCGGTAAATCTGGCGATATTCGAAGTGACATAGGCTGAACCAAACCCCACACCTGTAAATCCGGTCTGTCGGAGCGAATCTATTTCATTTGTCCAGACTATCAAACGCCAAATCGCATTAGGGTCGCTATTTACCACTTCCATCACTATCGAAGAAGCAAGCACCAACAATACTGCAAAAGCAGATAGCAAAGCAAATATTTTGGTTTTCGTATTTTCGGCAAAAGCCGACATAAGAGGTTGAAGACAAACAATGACTGCAATCAATATCATAGAGGCTATGAGATAAGCCGATTGAGCAATAAAAACAAAAGGTACAACTAAGAGCAATATCTTCATTCGAAATTTCATTGCCATCAATGAGATGCTACTTACCACCAGTCCTATCAGACTAAGACCTCCTCCGAGCAAGAAAGAAGCCGAAGCTATAAGAACAAGCAAGAACAATTGAAACTTCTTCATCCGGAATATATAGTCTGTTCGATACAAACAATAACCCAACCCCATTGCCATTGCCATTTCTGCAATGACCATAAAATGACGATAGATATATGCCATATCAAACCGCAAGTTCTCTACATTCCATAACTTTGGCAGATTGACATACGATAGCAATAGATAAACAAATGCCACCATGAAGAATCCCATAAGCAATCGTTTGAATATGTATCCTTCTTTGATTAACGAACTATTATGGCTGAATATCTTATATCTATGTATCCAATAAACGGAAAACAGTGCTATCTCAATTACATAAATCAACTGGGTTAGATTTTTGGGAAGGAGGAATATGCTGAGCCAAAACGCTATGTATTGGAGGATTAAAAGTTTTTCCATTTGTCATTTTTGCAAGACAAGCAAATCTTATTAAAGCATACATCATGAACTCGCTTGTTTCTAACCATAGATGCGTTATCAAAGACACTATCATGAACAAATCAAGCAATAATATATACTGATAAAGAAATGCTTGCCTCTTTTTGAATTTGATTAAATCTCTATAGTTTTTCCATAGTAGTGAGCAAAAAAACACAAAGAAAAACACTCCATGTTCCGCCCATAATGATACCATACTGGAGTATGGCTTATTGCGCGTCCCATCGGTAAAATGACTTTGAGATACCAATCCGTCATTCCACAAACTGTATATATTTTTCTTATAATAGGGGGGGGGGGGGGGGTAGATGAACCGAATATCTTTTTTAACGGGTTGAAATGATCCGGAGAAAGTAACAATGCGCTCCGACTGTTATACCCTCCGGCACCGGTTCCTACGACACAAAAAGTCATATCATGATTCACATTGTCAAAAAAATCGACAAACATTTCCATCTTGCGGGCATCGCTTCCATTTTCTGCTTTCATAATATTTTCTCGCTCATAACGGAAGCTATCCAAAGTGAGTAACCAACTTCCTATTGCCAGTACCATGACGGCTAATACAACCGTCTTGATGCGTCTCATCATCAAAAGATAAATCAGTATGCTTATAAACAGACATATCATTCCCAACCCATATTGACAGCCAAATATGGAAATAAGAAAGAATACAAATAAGAACACAGTCTTATCATCTCGCTTTTCATAAAATATTTTCAATCCTAAATAAAGCAATACATATATATTGATCATAGCAAGTCCGTGCACCGTTTCATAATGGCTTCCGTATGGAATACCCCACGCGTCTCCGATCATTCCTGATTTCACCCAACATACTCCTCCAAAGATATTGAGAGGTATTAGTATATATAGCATCCAGCGTTGCAGTAAGCTCAATTTGACAGTAAACAGAGAACGTATATTCCGTTGTGGCTTGATAAAAAACAAGTATAACATCGGTAGGAATATAATGACTGATACCATCACATTTTGCAAATTGGTAGTTCCACTTAAAACTCCCATAAAAGAGGTAATACCCCATAAGGCTATCAACCATCTCATACCGCGCTGTACCTTAAAAGGATGAATACAATAAATCCCATACAAAAACAATGGAGATACCAAGATGGCAATGCTACGAATTGGAGTGAGTAATAAAAGCAAGAACATTCCAATAAGTATTTTTGCTTGGAACATTGTCAATTGAGTTTGTTGCATATTGAAAATATAGATTTAAAATCTCCCCAATAGTATCTTTTCAAGCAATCTATTCGCATGAATAATTTTTGAGACAAAAATACTGGGAATGAGAATCATAAACATTCCGATAGAAAAAACGAGTAATTGTATCACAAAAGGAAATTCCGACATTTGCCACCCTTGCAATATAGTGGAAATAGAGCCTTTAAATCCTAAAAAGAAAAAATAGTGTATCACATAAATGTCTAAACTGATATGCCCGCAATAATTAACGAACCGATTTATTTTGCTATCAGATTTCCACTGACTTATGATCATAAATACAAAAATGGTGAGAGGTGTACGAATAAGATATGTGAGTATTGTATTACAGTCAATACCTGTTGTATAGATAATGGAGAACAATACAGTACCCGTCAATCCGAGTATACCTACTATGTTTTGATGTTGTGCGAACCATTCATACCAATTTTTGTACCTGAACGTTATTCCCAGCAAATAAAATACAAGATAATCTTTAGCGAAAAGATGTATGTAAAAAGAAATTACCACCCCACAAGAAGTATGCCAAGGCATTGCAAATAGAAATTATTTATGCGCATACTTTGTGCTATATATAAAACCACTATACTTGTAAGGCGGAAGAAAAACAACGAATATATAAACCAATATCCGTTTTTTGCTTGAACGGTAAACAGCGTACCCAAAGATTCTATATCATACAGAATGCCTTGCTGATATTTTAGCAGTGCTGTATAACTGAGCCCTAACACAAGAAACGGTATAAGCAATGTAAAATTTTTATAATTAGCAACATCTCTCCACGCCAAAGGTCGAGTAAATATTTTATATCCCACATAACCCGAAGCCATGAAAAACATACTCATATAGAACATGGGAAATAAATGTCCAAGCATCCATTCTGTCTTGTTGAAAGGCATATAAGCAATGTGTCCCAATACAACGCAAAGGATGCCTATACCCTTTATGTTGTCTATCCATTCCAATCTTTTTGTCATCATTTATATGGTGTATTTTATAATCGCGAAAACGAAACGTACAATTTTCTAAAACGAAACGTACAATTTTCACTATTTTTTCAGCCCATCAAAGCAAAGGCATTTAATCACCATTCAAGCGGTAATTAAATGCCTTTTGAACATCTGCAAAAAGCGCGGAAAATGTTGTTTTTCATCTGCATTTTGCCTGCACTTTATTTGTTCAATTCGTAGAAAATCATTATCTTTGCTTAGTGATTAAGAGATCGTTTTGCATAGGTTTGCCCCGTTAGCAAGCTTTTTATGTAACCAGCTTATCAAGCAGGCGAACAATGTTTGTCTTTATCTTGTGCCTGTCTCTTTGCCACTCTATTTGTTCCATCCCTTTGTCATATTCGGGATAAGGCTTTTCTTTCATCTTAAACTGAAAATGCTTGCACAAAGGATAAATGTAACGGTAGGTTTTCACCACGAACACATCCAGGTCACCAAGCAAGAAGGCTACATTTGAACGTACATAGCCGGATGGTGATGTCGTATTTGTGAGTATTTGGTTATGGATAAACTCGCCCGTTCGCCTATTGCGCAGAAAACGCGTGTAATGAAAGCCGTAATATTTGAAGTTGGCCGCCTTGTAAATTGTTCCGCAGCCTAAACGACCATCGGCGAAACTTTGTATAGCCACGATATTCTCATCCATTTTGCGGATCAACTTGATGCTGGCGGCAATTAGCACGGTTTCCGCATTCTTCCCGAGGCAGTCGTCAATCCACAAACGGTTTAATTCGCATATCCACGCTTTCGGACTCGGGTGATGGAATAATCTTACTTTGGGATTCTTCATGTAACCGTAAACCGCAACACCGAGGCATTTGTCCGGTTCATCGGCGCGGAAGATACCGAAGTTAAACACTCCAAAGCCGCCAAAGTTCCATTTATGGGAATAATGGTGTTCAAGCACCATTTGGCGGGCTAGTTCCTTTGTCACGGGTTTGATAAGCAGGTCGCCGAGCGATGAGGTTTGTTTCAGGACAAACAGATTTTCTTTAATCATTCAGCATATTGATAGCGTTTTAATGTTTCATGAATATTTCCCTCACGATCCTTTTGCCGGGTGGCGCACGATGAGTGGTTCCTGCGGGTTGTCGGGTGGAGCCGTGACAGCGACGAACGATCGCAAGAGATACGGTGACTGTTCCGGCGCATGGCATCGGGCCACACTCCGCACGTTGAACGAGCGGATGATACCGTTTTTTCTTTCTTCATCCCCCGTCGCCATGTGGACATGGAGCGCAAAACCGCGCAGCATGGCGGAATCATCACGGACTGTCCGCGGTGATGCGCCAATTGAGAATGTACGGATGATCGGTTTCATTGCTTACTGTTTACGGGCTATTATTTTAAATTGGCAATAGCGGTCGTTCATCACACTCTTGCACAGTTTTTCGGCGTATCCGCCATCGCTTTGAGGCTGATAGGAGCGGTTGTTCCCCGAGGAGACGGGGATGCCGTCATCATCATACTGTACCACGCCGCCGGACTTGCAGACAAAGTAGTCGCCGAAGAGTTGTGCGGGTATCCACGGCTGTGCGGGCACCCGTGTGTCGTCGAACATGATGGCGATGCGGTATTCAGGATCATCGGCGGGTGGTATGAATATGTCGGTATCGTTGGCCGCCACGAAACTCTCGCCGGGCACAACGGTCCGTCCGCGGTATCGGATGGGGCTCTCACCCGTGTTGAGATAGACACCACCGCTTTGCAGGGAGTCTGCCGCCTGCAGCGTGGAGAATATGACGGGGGTCGATCGCAGGTAGCACACGTTTTCGATGTTGGGGTCTTCGAGTGTGTGAAGTGTACCCGTATCCGTGCCGTTAAGCCCGGATACGAACGTGGTACCCTCCTCGTCGACCGCCAGCACGTTTCCCGTGACATAAACGGCGTTGCGGTATGCCACGTTTCCATCTACTACGTACCGGCCTTGCGGCAGGAGGTCTCCGGGGGCGAATGTGCGGTCGGTCACGGGGCGGTCGTTGAGTACGATGCCGTGCGAACCGAACAGGGAGGTGAACGATGCGAGTATACCGGTAACGGATGCCCGTGCGGTGTCGAGTCTGATGATTTTACTGAGCACTTCGCCCACCGTGTCGATGCTTGTCTCATCCAGACAGATGGCTCCGCCTGCAATGGTGAGTATGCCGGCCGCACTCTGCTCGTCCCATGTGCCGGCTATACCTATACTGTTATCCATGATGGGTATGGAGAGTGCGGGAGGCAAGGCACCCAGATAGGAATCGGTAATGCCCGGCAGGAATCCGGCGGGATTGGCGGCCGGGCTGTCGGCTCGAAGTGTCAGATCACCTGCTCCGGGGTTGTTAAAAAGTTCTTCCGCCGTTTGCGCTGTGAAGATGCAGCGGGTGAACACGGGCATGAGTTCCTCTCTCACACCCCGTCCGCGGCATTGCCCGAGCAGACTGTCACGTCGCGCTTCTCCCCCGGATGCTTCGGTAATGAGTTCCTCACCGTCGAGGAACCAGCGGCAATCGGCAGTGAACAGGCACTCCTCGAAACGCAACGGTTCGTCGGCGTAGAAATCGCACCGGGCAAGAATGCTTGTACGGATAATTTCGATGCCGTACGATTCCCGCCTACGGTGTCCGATGGGCACGTTATGGACAGTGAAGTGAGACACTTCTCCATTACCCGCATAGCATATTTTCCTATCTCCGCAGATCTTGGGGCTGTCTATCACCACATGGTGTATGCCTCTTTTCCCGCCGATGCACCCCATGTATAAGGGTGAGTTGCGTATGATAACGCTATGGTCGCCCACACCCCATGAGTGCTGCGCCCACCCGAAATATCCTCCCCAGGCACGTCCCACCCCGGCATATCCCCATGCGCCGTATCGTATCATGGCGGTGTAGGTGGCCGGCGCGCAATTCTCCACGATGATGTCATTCAGCGTGAAGCCATGAATGAGATAGGTGTCTTGCCCGTCGAATGTGGCCGCTCCCATGTAGTCTCCTTGTATGCGGGTATCGTGGTCTCCATCGGACATGTCCTCGCAGAATCGTCCTCGGCAGATGATTTCTTTCGCCGCGGTTCCGTGTCCCCTATACGCCTTTCCCAGTGTCTGATAGGGATTATCCGGGGTTCCTGTGCCGATGAGGTCGTTTCCCGCGTATGAGTCCACATAGACACACCGGGCGTTTCGTGTCCGCCACAAATAAGGTCTCATTCCTCACCTCCTTTCACCGTTTCCACATTGATGACATCCCCGCGTCGTCCCCATGTGGGTTGTTGCGGGTTGATATACTCGCGGCGGATGGTTACACGCCACGCCTTATTTTCAATCACCCACCTTATGGGGCGCCCGAACCGGTCGGTTTGAGGCATGACCTTTCCCGTTTCTTCGGTATTCATGGCCAGAAGAGGATAGATTTCTTCGTATATCCACCTCATGGCGGATTCGGTTTGCGAAGTGTGCGGGTCTGTCTGCCACGTCACTCCTTCTTTTATTTTGATTTCCATTCGATATTGGTTTAGAGATTATACATCAGAGGCACGCCGGTGAGGCCGGCTCATCACACATCTTATTCCGACGGCCGCCGCGGCTTCGTTGACGCGTTGGATTTCCCATGTGGCGAGTTGTCCCGGTTCAATCAGTATCGCCTGCGGGTTTTCGGGATCGACCTCCCGGCGTATCGTGTTCCCGGCGGTTATCCACAGGTGTGCCACGTTGAACAGACGCACCTCTTTCATCGTCACCGCATACGCCTCCATGTTGACATCCTGAATGGCGACTCCCGTCTGCCCGAAGTCGAGCGTGTAGCTGCGGTCGGCAAGCGAGTCGCGCAGGTTCTCGAGGGTCTTTCTCAAGCCTTCCTCGGCATCGGTGGCACGTTTTGTCTCATCGCTTATTTCTTCGTGACAAGCGGTTGCGATGGTTTTCCGTAGTTCTTCCAGCATGCCGGTCAGCGTCTCCGCATCGGTCACCCCTTGGAGAAACGCTTCCATCTCCCGCCATCGGTTGATCGTACTGTCGGCCGTGTCCTTTGCTTCCAAAAAGGTCTTAATTG containing:
- a CDS encoding polysaccharide biosynthesis/export family protein — its product is MNRVNKQLLLWLMLPFLLAACQSYKKVPYFQNVDVVNRAEQPERLYDAKIMPKDLLTIVVSCTNPELAIPFNLTVASNAGLAASSSSVTTQAALQPYLVDNEGNINFPVLGELKLGGLTKREAEQLIIDKLKPYMKEIPIVTVRMVNYKISVIGEVACPGTFTISNEKVNLLEALAMAGDMTVYGLRDNVKLIREDANGKQQIVTLDLNHAETILSPYYWLQQNDIVYVTPNKAKARNSDVGNSTSLWFSATSILVSIVSLLVNILK
- a CDS encoding undecaprenyl-phosphate glucose phosphotransferase, coding for MQEVQRFNKVLKSLVLLGDLILLNLLLWGFNLLGGTRFWCIHCGSIFQGMTLITLCYLLCNLRSGVILHRPVVRPGQIMIRVLRNMVPFVFFSICTLLVFHFHFSHSRYFGLFYIVLIVVIVCYRLVFRHFLELYRKRGGNVRKVVLVGGHENMQELYHAMTDDPTSGYRVLGYFEDVPSERYPQDVPYLGHPNEVCAFLERHAGEIDQLYCSLPSVRSAEIVPIINYCENHLVRFFSVPNVRNYLKRRMHFELLGNVPVLSIRCEPLELLENRMVKRTFDVVCSGLFLCTIFPFIYIFFGIAIKLSSPGPVFFKQKRSGEDGRVFWCYKFRSMRVNAQCNTLQATENDPRKTRIGEFMRKTSLDELPQFINVLKGDMSIVGPRPHMLKHTEEYSRLINKFMVRHFVKPGITGWAQVTGFRGETKELWQMEGRVQRDIWYIEHWTFLLDLYIIYKTVYNAMHGEKEAY
- a CDS encoding WecB/TagA/CpsF family glycosyltransferase, encoding MLLLKNLTLVESRESLADIPCGKRLINTINAHSFNTAQKDGLFAEALKNGDYLIPDGASIVKACRWLGCKSQPKERIAGWDLFEFEMGRLNGRGGRCMFMGSLPKVLDLIMGRAKAIYPNIEVVTYSPPYKPEFTEEENRAIITAINDANPDLLWIGMTAPKQEKWTYSHWSELNIHCHVGTIGAVFDFFAGTYQRAPRWWQEHSLEWLYRLIKEPRRMWRRYVIGNPLFLMNIWREKSKG
- a CDS encoding glycosyltransferase family 4 protein, with translation MKPTILFILHLPLPVHGAAMVGKYIHDSRVINESFDCHYINLTTARDLSDIGKVGLRKIKQCATLLRRIRREIKRLRPCFVYVTPNACGGAFYKDFIVVKMLKRMGCRVVVHYHNKGVATRQDRLFDDFLYRKFFKGLKVILLAEALYQDIKKYVCRDDVYICPNGIPETLADKAAIERNNKIPHLLFLSNLLESKGVLVLLDACKILKDRGYSFVCDFVGSETAEIDAARFIREVEKRGLNKQVIYQGKKYGSDKEPFWQYADIFVFPTFYCNECFPLVLLEAMQHGVACISTAEGGIPDIIEDGKTGFVIEKQNPELLVGKIEQLINTPQLMTQFGLSARKRFEERFTLNVFESRIKHIFDSLIVVNE
- a CDS encoding glycosyltransferase family 4 protein, translating into MDIFFAGNYFGTGGPWNVNKNIVECLKGKASFTHFKSKILRMMEMIYKIVNSKVIVFSGISSVDHITVPIAKKLHKRIIYIMHGCLSWEYEQNNYFSNQRGIDNERLMLEMADKILCVSSFYKEQISERYPQYRQKLGVLTNGINWNVLTKNRNMSITRDDSSIVLIGGGRVTKRNLQVCQAVEEINKEDNVNIKVAVYGYYNDNDDSKAISQISCTRYHHVIPQTELFNVLNRTALFVQNSDFEPFSLGTIEALSCGCSVLVSHNVGAREVIKELTDDDVINDVMDISELKSKIRKVMRQGNNERLWSSIDKSTTSNEASVERLLAIAHSFI